A stretch of the Mycobacteroides immunogenum genome encodes the following:
- the rpmE gene encoding 50S ribosomal protein L31, whose translation MKSGIHPNYVETNVVCGCGNTFTTRSTKDSGHIVVEVCSQCHPFYTGKQKILDSGGRVARFEARYGKRKAAADK comes from the coding sequence ATGAAATCGGGTATCCACCCCAACTACGTCGAGACCAATGTGGTCTGCGGCTGTGGCAACACGTTCACCACGCGCAGCACCAAGGACAGCGGCCACATCGTGGTCGAGGTCTGCTCGCAGTGCCACCCGTTCTACACGGGTAAGCAGAAGATCCTGGACAGCGGCGGCCGTGTCGCCCGGTTCGAGGCTCGCTACGGCAAGCGCAAGGCCGCGGCCGACAAATAG